The genomic window GACCCTCACTCCTGTTCTTCCTCGTGCTTACGTCGCGCCTTGGCTCGTCGGACCTCGAAAAGGGTTTCGACTTGGTCATGCGGGATAGGAGGACGCAAATCTTCAAAAGCTTCTTTGACTTTGGCCCGAAACCAGTCATCATGAGCAACCGGGTCGGTGGTCAAACCAGCGGGAAGACCTCCTTCATGGGCCACACGGGTCAATAAAATGCGGACGGCATCAGAGACAGTCAACCCCATTCCTTCCAGCACCTCAGCGGCACGTTTTTTTACGTCGGCATCAATCCGGGTTTGAACAAGAGAGTTGGCAGACATGTTTACCTCCTTGGTCTTAGCATGTTCAATGTAATGCACATGATTGACAAAGTCAATGATTTTTTTCAAGTGAGGAGCAGTATCGACGAACAGACGAGAGACGAATCTTTTCTTCTCTCCCAACCTGACACTATGTCTCAAAATGTATGCGAAGCTCATCCTACCCGACAGGCCGGCAAAGGCGGCTGAAGGGAAAGGCCCAAAGTATGCATGCTGTCCGCCACAAAACAGCTCCGCATGTCCGGTTATTTGTCCGGTTGTAAATCCTATATGATAAGGAAATATGGACAACAGGCCAAGCTCATATGACCGGTTCAAAGTAATTGTTTCGGGCTCATATGATCTGTTGCTTATCCACCTCGGCTATTGGTACACTGATATTTATTTTTCCCGCTTTGGGAAAAAAATTTTTCAGATTTGCCGGAGATAAGGCTGAAAAGAAAAGGGAAGAGTCATGGGAGAAATGGCAGATTCAATATTGGACTTTGCGCAACCCCTGATCAATGCAACAGACGGGTCACAGGAGCAAATCAATAATGCCCTCAAAATCGGTCAAGTATGTTGGAATCTGGCGTTAATGCCTGAAAAGGAGCGGGAAGAACACATCGAGAACTTGCGGCAAAACCTAAATATGGAGGAATCTGAGTTCAGGGAGTTCCGTGACTCGGTCATTGAGCCCATGGTTCAGAGACACCATCAAATGTTTCCAGGCATGGCCCAGTCTGGTTCGCAGACAATACACGTATCTCCGAGTGAGGAGGAGTATCCGGGCACACCACGCAATGCCCCGTGTCCGTGCAATAGTGGGAAGAAATTCAAGCGGTGCTGCGGAAAGTGAATCCCAAAATCATGCAAAATAAAAGAACAACTTCATACATACCTTGCGATTGCCGTGATATTATTCGCTGCGCAAATGTTCAGGCCAGGGCTGTGCGCCTCGATCCTCACTCCTGCTCTTCCTCGTGCTTACGTCGCGCCTTGGCCCGTCGGACCTCAAAAAGGGCTTCGACTTGGTCATGCGCGGGATAGGGGGACGCAAATCTTCGGAGGAGCGGCAGCGACGAACGGTCGAGAGACGAATCTTTTCTTCTCTCCCAACCTGACGCAATGTCTCAAGTGTATGCGAAGCTCATCCTATACGGCAGGCCGGCAAAGGCTGAAGGCGACTGAAGGGAAAGACCCAAAGTATGCATGCTGTCCGCCACAAGACAGTTCATTATGTCCGGTTTTTTGTCCGTTTCGAACACTACAGCGACAGGTTGTGATCCCAACCCAATGTTTTGCCCCCCGGACCGCCAGTCACGCGTCTGCGCGTGACTGGCCATTCTGGGATCGCCAGGCGTCTGCCTGGCTCTTTCAAGGTTTGCTCATGCCCGAACTGTCGCTGTAGTGCTAAAGCCGATACAATAAGTAAATGCGGACAATAGGCCATACTCCCATGACCGGATACCATCCGGCTTTCACCCACCCCCTTTCTTGCCCTGCCCTCCCCTACTTCCTTAATAATTCCTTGTCATCTTTCCGACATTAGGTTATCGTGTCGCCAATTTACTCGGCAGCAGGGTATCCAGCGAGATTTTTCAGTTATTGCCCGGCCGCGATCTCTGAATACATCGCAACCACGCAAGACGCGTGGCTTATCACGCAAAACGCGTGACAATCCAGTGGAAATCATTTCTCTCTGGTCGCTCCTTTCTGGATCGAAATGCCCGGTTTCTGGTCCCGGATCGGGGGTCTGCCCCGGATTTGGATCCGGGGCCGGAACGACGATTCCCCATCTTCATTGGGACAGGCCTGCGCGCGAATGACGAAAAAACAAATGAGATTCAATCTGTCGCTGTCATCTTTGCCTCTGAGCAGAGATTTGGGATCAGGCAGCACCCTGCTGGAAGGGGACGATGGCAGTACTTATGTTCAGCAATTTTTTATGGACAGGCCTTAATTCATTTTGTCAAGAAGTCATGAACTAATGCCCAAACATAGAATATTAGAAAAGGTCTTCTCTTGTAATCAGTATGGGGCAGACCAAAGCTTTTTGAAGCCAGACCACCAGCCTTTGAGCTTAATCACCATTGTGATGGACGGGGGGATTGGAAAATACTGTTTATGGCATAAATATAGTTGGGCCAAAGGAAAAAGCAAGCTTACAGGGATGCAGGTGATTGTAAAGACGATTATGGTATGGATACTAGGACAGCGCTATCCAATTCCCTTAAGCAAATAGTTAACAAATATTCTGACGCAAGCGTTTTGAACATGCCTGAACGTAAATTCAATGAATTCGAGCAAATAATCATTCGTAGCGGAAACGAGCTTGGTGCGGCAGTATTGCTCATACTGGCATGGATCGCCGCAAGCGATGGCACGATAGACAAAAAAGAAATTAAGAAGCTATCCGATATATC from Desulfovermiculus halophilus DSM 18834 includes these protein-coding regions:
- a CDS encoding type II toxin-antitoxin system RelB/DinJ family antitoxin; translation: MSIFPYHIGFTTGQITGHAELFCGGQHAYFGPFPSAAFAGLSGRMSFAYILRHSVRLGEKKRFVSRLFVDTAPHLKKIIDFVNHVHYIEHAKTKEVNMSANSLVQTRIDADVKKRAAEVLEGMGLTVSDAVRILLTRVAHEGGLPAGLTTDPVAHDDWFRAKVKEAFEDLRPPIPHDQVETLFEVRRAKARRKHEEEQE
- a CDS encoding SEC-C metal-binding domain-containing protein, whose amino-acid sequence is MAQSGSQTIHVSPSEEEYPGTPRNAPCPCNSGKKFKRCCGK